The following are encoded together in the Roseivirga misakiensis genome:
- a CDS encoding NmrA family NAD(P)-binding protein, whose protein sequence is MKHNILVIGGTGKTGRRVVENLSKQGHHVSIGGRKSSPAFDWEDPSTYAEALKGMDRAYIVYYPDLAVPGAKEAISKLTETALKQGLEKVVLLSGKGETEAEACEQIVANSGLNYTLVRASWFNQNFSEGAFLDFVLADQVALPMPDAEIPFVDADDIADVVTKVLIDDSYNGQTITVTGPRKMTFKEVVATMADGIGRDIQYIPISIEAFADGMKAAGLPDSYVWLFSYLFKEVLGNPENQDVSHDIEKVLGRKATDFKAYVEKTVKTGVWNQAITESI, encoded by the coding sequence ATGAAACACAACATTTTAGTAATCGGTGGGACTGGTAAGACTGGTCGCCGCGTCGTTGAAAACCTATCAAAACAAGGTCACCATGTAAGCATAGGTGGTCGTAAAAGCTCCCCTGCATTTGATTGGGAAGACCCAAGCACATATGCGGAAGCCTTAAAAGGAATGGATCGAGCTTATATTGTCTATTATCCAGATTTGGCGGTACCAGGAGCTAAAGAAGCTATATCTAAGCTTACAGAAACTGCTCTAAAACAAGGTTTAGAAAAGGTAGTACTACTATCTGGAAAAGGAGAAACAGAAGCAGAAGCTTGTGAGCAAATTGTTGCAAACTCTGGACTGAACTACACTTTGGTGAGAGCCTCTTGGTTCAATCAGAATTTCAGTGAAGGTGCTTTTCTCGACTTTGTATTAGCCGACCAAGTGGCCTTACCCATGCCAGATGCAGAAATCCCATTTGTAGATGCAGATGACATCGCCGATGTAGTGACTAAAGTATTGATTGATGATTCTTACAATGGTCAAACAATAACAGTTACTGGCCCGAGGAAAATGACTTTCAAAGAAGTAGTTGCCACCATGGCCGATGGCATCGGTAGAGATATTCAATATATACCAATATCCATTGAAGCATTCGCTGATGGCATGAAGGCTGCTGGTTTACCCGATTCATATGTCTGGTTGTTTAGCTACTTGTTTAAAGAAGTGCTTGGTAATCCTGAGAATCAGGACGTATCTCACGACATAGAAAAAGTCTTGGGAAGAAAGGCTACCGACTTTAAAGCGTATGTGGAAAAGACGGTTAAAACTGGGGTTTGGAATCAAGCTATAACAGAAAGTATCTAA
- a CDS encoding MipA/OmpV family protein codes for MKFKVTNNKSRSIKRGVYLLTALLLINKSAVFGQKNDTEEWSYSVGVGMAVVPSYLGDNSYQAVMFPNFTATYADKFSASLLEGLRYNAIEFGAWRMGAMLKFNIGRFEDGTLPGRIIGENTSDLTGLGDIDFSLEPGVYIQFNQGSVVSIFNMRKGVGGHSGLLAEFSTQYVEVFQVFGKSIQYGVGPMARMTNSAYNKTFFGINQAQSQESNIGVYRPTSSALSIGLNGSLAIPVSNRVSTSLYFNYSRLGDPIAKSNLVKRFGSRHQMATGIVFNYSL; via the coding sequence ATGAAATTCAAAGTCACAAACAACAAGTCTCGCTCCATCAAAAGAGGAGTGTATTTACTTACAGCATTACTGCTCATTAATAAAAGTGCTGTTTTTGGTCAAAAAAACGATACCGAGGAATGGTCCTATTCTGTGGGAGTAGGTATGGCCGTAGTGCCGTCATACTTAGGGGATAATAGTTACCAAGCAGTGATGTTCCCCAATTTCACAGCCACATATGCGGATAAGTTTTCTGCTTCTCTACTCGAAGGTTTGCGCTACAACGCCATTGAATTTGGAGCATGGCGCATGGGAGCCATGCTTAAATTCAATATCGGTCGGTTTGAAGATGGAACATTACCAGGCCGCATCATCGGTGAGAATACCAGTGACCTTACAGGGCTCGGCGACATTGACTTTTCACTAGAACCTGGAGTTTATATTCAATTCAATCAAGGTTCTGTCGTCTCCATTTTTAACATGAGAAAGGGTGTCGGTGGGCATAGTGGCTTGCTAGCCGAATTTAGCACTCAGTATGTAGAAGTTTTTCAAGTGTTTGGTAAGTCCATCCAATATGGCGTTGGACCAATGGCCAGGATGACCAACTCAGCCTACAATAAAACTTTCTTTGGCATTAATCAGGCACAATCTCAAGAATCAAACATTGGTGTATATCGGCCTACATCAAGTGCACTATCCATTGGACTTAACGGATCATTGGCCATTCCTGTGAGTAATAGAGTCTCAACAAGCCTCTACTTCAATTACAGCCGTTTGGGTGACCCTATTGCTAAATCAAACTTAGTGAAGCGCTTCGGGTCGAGACATCAAATGGCAACGGGCATCGTGTTCAACTACAGCCTTTAA
- a CDS encoding response regulator transcription factor: MTEKIELKLCSKLDYEAFIEDHSLDTFLEPEEDFIPSALEFIKDIPSILIEKDQTIVEVAKLVWNEEELIDQSSSELFFKEADDLKVVRRFYCPQLNNWAIPVATAMDELHYKDKLVIYYMQEPYQEPSRASRWRIQLARTNSWVRTYTYCVDSELPDPILGNTLRGVVLSTSDVPNSINKELRKDFGLLMRVSARRMKLTFLEKENDNYDKSFLEYWESKYQVPGQFEAESLVGHTNSMPFSKQELLRLLPGIEGVTGSAQLLLYRDLSDGHILLDIDSDLNLFFDNLNRAIVYTGQRIREEISELKAEIESRLELVELPPYQSEPGSQARMQETFAHVKEKKAQELQGKIAPEKVYETVNEIFKMEGKSLESFDHFKKQFLTYYPDFQKGTDHLLPGDNSYYTELRGAAVGKNIENEAYRSALWEHLTRRDIEVLKLLAKGKTIQEIADALMLVRFSVDTLRKNLLGKLHLEHTKDLIHFAKLAGLDD, encoded by the coding sequence ATGACCGAAAAGATTGAACTAAAATTATGTAGTAAGCTTGATTATGAAGCCTTCATCGAAGATCATTCATTAGATACTTTTTTAGAACCCGAAGAAGATTTTATACCAAGTGCCCTTGAATTCATAAAAGATATTCCGAGCATTCTTATTGAAAAAGATCAGACCATTGTGGAGGTGGCAAAATTAGTTTGGAACGAAGAAGAACTAATAGATCAATCAAGTAGTGAATTGTTTTTCAAAGAAGCTGATGATCTTAAAGTAGTCAGAAGATTTTATTGCCCTCAGTTAAATAATTGGGCAATACCTGTTGCTACGGCAATGGATGAACTCCATTATAAGGACAAATTGGTGATTTATTATATGCAAGAGCCTTATCAAGAGCCCAGTCGAGCTAGTAGGTGGAGAATTCAGTTAGCGCGGACGAACTCATGGGTAAGGACGTATACATATTGTGTAGATAGCGAGCTTCCCGACCCGATTCTAGGTAATACACTTAGGGGGGTAGTGTTATCAACTTCGGATGTACCTAATTCCATTAATAAAGAACTGAGGAAAGATTTTGGTCTTTTAATGAGGGTTTCAGCCCGAAGAATGAAACTAACCTTCTTAGAGAAAGAAAACGACAATTATGATAAATCATTCTTGGAGTACTGGGAGTCTAAATACCAGGTACCAGGTCAGTTTGAAGCTGAAAGCCTCGTCGGCCATACTAATAGTATGCCCTTTAGCAAGCAAGAACTTCTACGTTTATTGCCAGGCATAGAAGGAGTTACGGGTTCAGCGCAGTTGCTGTTATACAGAGATTTGTCGGATGGCCATATTCTGTTGGATATTGACAGCGATCTCAATCTCTTTTTCGATAACCTTAATAGAGCAATAGTTTACACAGGGCAACGAATTAGAGAAGAGATTTCGGAACTGAAAGCTGAGATTGAATCTCGTCTAGAGCTTGTCGAACTACCACCATATCAGTCGGAGCCTGGTTCACAAGCACGAATGCAAGAGACCTTTGCTCATGTAAAAGAAAAAAAAGCACAGGAACTACAAGGTAAAATAGCACCAGAGAAGGTCTATGAAACGGTTAATGAGATTTTTAAGATGGAGGGAAAGTCACTCGAAAGTTTTGACCACTTTAAGAAACAGTTCTTAACATATTACCCTGATTTTCAAAAAGGTACTGATCATCTGTTACCAGGTGATAATTCTTATTATACCGAATTAAGGGGGGCAGCCGTCGGTAAGAATATTGAAAATGAAGCCTACCGGTCGGCTTTATGGGAACATTTGACTCGCCGAGATATTGAGGTATTGAAGTTGCTTGCAAAAGGCAAGACTATCCAAGAGATTGCGGACGCACTTATGCTCGTACGCTTTTCAGTAGACACCCTTCGAAAAAACTTACTCGGAAAGTTACATTTAGAGCACACTAAAGACCTTATTCATTTTGCCAAATTAGCGGGTTTGGACGATTAA
- a CDS encoding ABC transporter ATP-binding protein, producing the protein MKLFIDRLSKRYTKDKYGLQDFSLSVNQGILGLLGPNGAGKSTLLKMIATISKPTEGSILLNDQDIVAQPNYMREQLGYLPQDFGVYPNLNAYEFLNYIAAMKGIGGDGLKTRIQFLLEGLNLIETAKKPIGSYSGGMRQRVGIAQALLNEPKVVIFDEPTVGLDPEERVRFRNLISELADKSIVILSSHIVSDIDTIADQVAIMKAGSLITMDYPEEIIAKVKDKVFEIDIPKEQASDFKEKHMVVNTIRKKEEVTVRYIANESVDGSKKAVASLEDAYLYFTKTN; encoded by the coding sequence ATGAAATTGTTTATTGATCGACTGAGTAAACGTTACACCAAAGACAAATATGGACTTCAAGACTTTTCACTTTCCGTAAACCAAGGAATTCTAGGGCTATTAGGCCCTAATGGTGCCGGTAAATCCACTCTCCTTAAAATGATTGCCACCATTAGCAAACCTACCGAAGGAAGTATTTTGCTCAATGATCAAGATATAGTCGCGCAACCCAACTATATGCGTGAACAGCTGGGCTACCTACCTCAAGACTTCGGGGTTTATCCCAACCTTAATGCTTACGAGTTCTTGAATTACATAGCAGCCATGAAAGGCATCGGCGGAGACGGTTTAAAAACAAGAATTCAATTTTTGTTGGAGGGCCTAAACCTAATTGAGACAGCTAAAAAACCGATCGGTAGTTATTCTGGAGGAATGAGGCAACGTGTAGGTATAGCACAAGCCTTGCTCAATGAACCCAAGGTGGTAATCTTTGACGAGCCAACCGTAGGACTCGATCCTGAAGAGAGAGTCCGATTTAGAAATCTGATTTCAGAGTTAGCAGACAAAAGTATTGTGATTTTATCCTCTCATATCGTATCAGACATCGACACCATTGCTGACCAAGTAGCGATTATGAAAGCAGGTAGTCTCATTACCATGGACTACCCTGAAGAGATAATAGCCAAAGTAAAAGACAAGGTATTCGAAATCGATATTCCCAAAGAACAGGCAAGTGATTTCAAAGAAAAACATATGGTGGTAAACACCATTAGAAAAAAGGAAGAAGTAACCGTCAGGTATATCGCCAACGAGTCCGTTGATGGTTCAAAGAAAGCAGTTGCTTCATTAGAAGACGCCTATCTCTATTTCACTAAAACAAACTGA
- a CDS encoding AraC family transcriptional regulator, with translation MKYISINLYKKMINWARAEEIDENELSRIPTPIKDLDQLKAVPADHFFELHEILDEKLGPGFAIRVGQQMKIEDYGVLGLSWRTCSWAGEIFDRSERYFKMLSNTYVFKVEKQQDESTVFLYREPYRRGLELSNEATISATVVVLKAMTETDISPIQVTFKHEAPHDISSHEKAFQCPVLFNQAQYSITYKTVDLEIRTAKADQSINQFLLERVEEETEGLELNATKIARDVEALIKDALPSGIPGIAELSEQMGMSNRTLTRRLGEKGMTFRDLIKKSQEEISKDLLSNTNMSIAEIAYQTGFSEQSAFNRAFKRWTGLAPLEFRKN, from the coding sequence ATGAAATACATCTCGATTAATCTCTACAAGAAAATGATCAACTGGGCACGCGCCGAGGAGATTGATGAAAATGAGTTAAGTCGTATTCCAACGCCAATTAAGGACCTAGATCAATTAAAAGCTGTTCCTGCTGATCACTTTTTTGAATTGCATGAAATACTGGACGAAAAGTTGGGTCCAGGATTCGCGATTCGTGTGGGGCAGCAAATGAAAATCGAAGATTATGGCGTGCTCGGCCTTTCATGGCGCACCTGTTCTTGGGCTGGCGAAATCTTTGACAGAAGTGAAAGGTACTTTAAAATGCTTTCTAATACTTATGTTTTTAAGGTTGAAAAACAACAGGATGAATCCACTGTATTTCTTTATCGAGAGCCATACCGTAGAGGCCTAGAACTTTCAAATGAAGCCACAATTTCTGCAACAGTTGTTGTACTAAAGGCTATGACCGAAACGGACATTAGCCCAATTCAAGTCACATTTAAACATGAGGCACCCCATGATATTTCCAGTCATGAAAAGGCTTTTCAATGTCCAGTTCTTTTCAACCAAGCACAGTATTCTATTACTTATAAAACTGTCGATTTAGAAATAAGAACTGCCAAAGCTGACCAAAGCATCAACCAGTTCTTACTTGAAAGGGTGGAAGAGGAAACTGAGGGATTAGAATTAAATGCTACGAAAATCGCCAGAGATGTGGAGGCGCTAATCAAAGATGCTTTACCAAGTGGTATCCCTGGCATTGCCGAGTTAAGTGAGCAAATGGGAATGAGCAACAGAACACTTACCCGAAGACTTGGAGAAAAAGGCATGACCTTTAGAGATCTCATAAAAAAGTCACAAGAGGAGATTTCCAAAGACCTACTTTCAAACACCAACATGAGCATTGCTGAAATAGCTTACCAAACGGGCTTCTCTGAGCAGAGCGCTTTTAACCGCGCTTTTAAGCGATGGACTGGCTTAGCGCCTTTAGAATTTCGAAAAAACTGA
- a CDS encoding PadR family transcriptional regulator: protein MPQETISTQEEIVLLSVGSLEPEAYAYGIQKEIKLQANLNWSIGTIHTILYRLDKKGLVKSEMGGSSEKRGGRSKRLYSLTAKGFRSVETIQETRQAMWSKLVTNRPSF, encoded by the coding sequence ATGCCACAAGAAACCATTAGCACTCAAGAAGAAATAGTTTTGCTTAGCGTTGGCAGTCTAGAGCCAGAGGCTTATGCTTATGGTATTCAAAAGGAGATCAAGCTTCAGGCGAATCTTAACTGGTCCATTGGCACAATACACACAATTCTTTATCGGCTGGATAAAAAGGGACTTGTCAAATCAGAAATGGGTGGCTCTTCTGAAAAGCGAGGTGGACGAAGTAAAAGGCTTTATAGCCTCACTGCAAAAGGTTTTCGAAGTGTAGAAACCATACAGGAAACTCGACAGGCTATGTGGAGTAAATTGGTGACAAACAGGCCCTCTTTCTAG
- a CDS encoding preprotein translocase subunit SecA, which produces MNIGLKRRHQKLQNKLLEQVRLERSKLVTLDRAELRKQYDQFKGRYESQFANFDLIAKHHALISEVIKRTLDLEPFESQIIAGFHLITNNIIEMKTGEGKTLSAVFATCYHALGGKGVHVLTFNDYLSERDATWMQPVADFLGLQVGFITEGSDRQMRKKAYACDITYVTAREAGFDFLRDGMVYSGKDSVHRSFNIAIIDEADSILIDEARVPLIISKNRKGEHQRLKEISEVVKNLKLDKDFETSIDTNQIYLTDDGLHVLEEALEIKNLYSQTALRILNAVNLSLHAQFLLRKDDDYIIRDEKIEQVDQFTGRVADKRRWADGLQAALEAKEGLPINAGTQLLGSITLKDFLKQYNMLSGMTGTALSSAKEFQEVYKLNVIPIATVKPLIRKDLPDKVFEKSAAKEAAIAEEVLKANANGQPVLVGTESVEASERLTKLLVSKGLNVNLLNAKVDAEEAKIISEAGKLNQITVSTAMAGRGTDIKLGNGDIQAHEQVKSLGGLYVIGTYKHESKRIDDQLRGRAGRQGDPGKSRFFISLEDELLSSVGVQDFLPNKIKNDLNKYINHPLTIESVNKVQQKIEEQNQKIRKTLNTYSEVIESQRKIFQEDRTEILTHGYDPSKKIILSSKKAELSKAYSQEEIDHLYKIIALTTMDDAWSMHLHLANEVKESIHLSSLARLSPSNEFQRIMAEAFIELQGDLARRIEEEIIEKIEDKDSRTALLDRVANPSSTYTELITDQPFGEWMELLYVPASGASFTFAKLFFWPILGIFRKSVS; this is translated from the coding sequence GTGAATATAGGCCTGAAGCGAAGACATCAAAAGCTACAAAATAAGCTACTAGAACAGGTTCGTTTGGAACGAAGCAAACTAGTAACTCTTGACCGTGCAGAATTAAGAAAGCAATACGACCAATTCAAAGGCCGGTATGAAAGCCAATTTGCTAACTTCGATTTGATCGCGAAACACCATGCCTTAATTTCAGAGGTAATTAAGCGCACTTTAGATTTAGAACCCTTCGAGAGCCAAATCATAGCTGGGTTTCATCTGATCACAAATAATATTATTGAAATGAAAACTGGCGAAGGCAAAACGCTTTCGGCAGTTTTTGCTACCTGCTATCATGCGCTAGGCGGCAAGGGTGTCCACGTCCTAACTTTTAATGATTACTTGTCAGAAAGAGATGCTACTTGGATGCAGCCGGTGGCGGATTTTCTCGGGTTACAAGTTGGATTTATTACTGAGGGTTCAGATCGACAAATGCGCAAAAAAGCATATGCTTGTGACATCACCTATGTGACAGCGCGTGAAGCCGGATTCGACTTTTTAAGGGATGGCATGGTTTACTCAGGCAAGGACAGCGTCCACAGAAGCTTCAACATTGCCATCATAGACGAGGCAGATTCTATTTTGATAGACGAGGCCCGTGTTCCCCTCATCATTTCCAAAAACAGAAAAGGTGAACACCAGCGCTTAAAAGAAATATCGGAAGTTGTAAAGAATCTAAAGCTTGACAAAGACTTCGAAACCAGCATTGATACCAACCAGATTTATCTTACTGACGACGGGCTCCATGTCTTAGAAGAAGCTCTTGAAATCAAGAATTTATACAGTCAAACGGCCCTTCGCATTTTAAATGCAGTTAACCTTTCCCTACATGCCCAATTCTTATTGCGAAAAGATGACGACTACATTATTCGAGACGAGAAAATTGAGCAGGTCGATCAATTCACAGGCCGAGTCGCTGATAAACGACGCTGGGCTGATGGCCTGCAAGCCGCTTTGGAAGCTAAAGAGGGCTTACCAATTAATGCTGGGACGCAACTTTTGGGGTCTATCACGCTGAAAGATTTCCTAAAACAGTACAACATGCTATCGGGAATGACTGGTACAGCACTTTCCTCAGCCAAAGAATTTCAAGAGGTCTACAAATTGAATGTTATTCCAATAGCCACAGTAAAACCACTGATTAGAAAAGACCTTCCTGACAAAGTCTTCGAAAAATCAGCCGCAAAGGAAGCCGCGATTGCTGAAGAAGTATTAAAAGCTAATGCAAACGGACAACCCGTGCTTGTAGGCACCGAGAGTGTAGAAGCTTCCGAGCGCCTGACAAAACTTTTAGTTTCTAAAGGACTGAACGTAAACTTATTAAATGCTAAAGTCGATGCGGAAGAAGCCAAAATCATCAGTGAAGCTGGTAAGCTCAATCAGATTACTGTTTCGACGGCTATGGCAGGACGGGGCACCGACATTAAACTTGGCAATGGTGACATACAGGCGCATGAACAGGTCAAATCCCTAGGCGGATTATATGTAATCGGCACATACAAACATGAAAGTAAACGCATAGATGATCAACTTCGTGGAAGAGCTGGACGCCAAGGTGATCCTGGTAAATCTAGATTTTTCATTAGCCTTGAAGACGAACTGCTATCGAGTGTCGGGGTTCAAGATTTTTTACCAAACAAGATTAAAAATGACCTTAACAAATATATTAACCACCCTTTGACCATCGAATCTGTCAATAAGGTCCAGCAAAAAATTGAGGAGCAAAACCAAAAGATTCGAAAAACCCTGAATACTTATTCAGAGGTGATCGAAAGCCAAAGAAAGATATTTCAAGAGGACAGAACCGAAATATTGACTCATGGTTACGATCCATCCAAAAAGATCATTTTGAGTTCGAAAAAAGCCGAACTATCAAAGGCTTACTCCCAAGAAGAAATTGATCATTTATATAAAATCATTGCCTTAACAACCATGGATGATGCCTGGTCTATGCATTTGCATTTAGCGAATGAGGTAAAGGAAAGTATTCATCTTTCTAGTTTGGCGAGACTCTCCCCTTCCAATGAATTTCAAAGAATTATGGCTGAGGCATTTATTGAGCTTCAAGGGGATTTGGCTAGGCGAATAGAGGAAGAAATTATCGAAAAGATAGAAGACAAAGACAGTCGAACAGCGCTCTTGGATCGCGTGGCCAATCCTTCTTCTACCTATACCGAACTGATCACCGATCAACCTTTTGGCGAATGGATGGAGTTGTTATATGTGCCCGCTTCTGGCGCCAGTTTTACTTTCGCCAAATTATTCTTTTGGCCAATTCTAGGAATATTTAGAAAGAGCGTCAGCTAG
- a CDS encoding DUF5367 family protein translates to MQSINLKKASLSALIIWGIGVSAFVGSYNFTILNNANEQANLFLIIALIPAIIIGVYFYNKKGTQTNGLPLAVYMFLVTILLDSVITVPLFIIPAGGDHLSFFLDPGFWILGIEYIILVIVANWIFSRKLKVV, encoded by the coding sequence ATGCAGAGTATTAATCTAAAAAAAGCAAGTCTTTCAGCATTGATCATTTGGGGGATAGGAGTCAGCGCCTTTGTTGGCTCCTATAACTTTACCATACTGAATAATGCAAATGAACAAGCGAATTTGTTTCTAATCATTGCTTTGATTCCCGCCATTATCATAGGAGTATACTTTTACAATAAGAAAGGCACACAAACCAATGGATTACCATTGGCAGTTTATATGTTCCTCGTCACAATACTATTGGATTCTGTCATCACAGTTCCATTATTTATTATTCCAGCAGGGGGCGATCATCTCAGCTTCTTTTTAGATCCGGGTTTTTGGATATTGGGAATAGAGTATATTATACTCGTAATAGTCGCCAATTGGATCTTCAGTAGAAAGTTGAAGGTCGTATAG
- a CDS encoding anthrone oxygenase family protein has product MDISIKTLSLFGAVVFTGLSAGLFFAWSVSVIPGTQKINSEAYLETMQSINRAILNPVFFMVFFGSLLFLGAASYYQFHVSSSAFWFMLIAAATYLIGTLAVTGLGNVPLNDQLESTQLNLLNKVQLEDLRSFYESKWNRFHLIRTICAIASFVFATASIFSTLKFIK; this is encoded by the coding sequence ATGGATATCTCAATTAAGACACTCAGCCTGTTTGGAGCGGTTGTCTTCACAGGACTTTCAGCAGGGCTTTTCTTTGCTTGGTCCGTTTCAGTTATTCCAGGAACACAAAAGATCAATTCAGAGGCCTATTTAGAGACAATGCAGTCGATTAATCGGGCTATACTAAACCCGGTCTTTTTCATGGTGTTCTTTGGCAGCCTCTTGTTCTTAGGTGCTGCAAGTTATTATCAATTCCATGTAAGCAGTAGTGCTTTTTGGTTCATGCTTATAGCTGCTGCCACTTACTTAATTGGAACTCTAGCGGTAACTGGTTTAGGCAATGTACCATTGAACGATCAATTGGAGAGTACCCAGCTTAACCTGCTGAATAAAGTCCAACTAGAGGATCTAAGATCCTTTTATGAATCGAAATGGAATAGGTTTCATCTCATCAGAACGATTTGTGCAATCGCGTCATTCGTCTTTGCCACCGCTTCCATTTTCAGTACCCTCAAATTCATCAAGTAG